A section of the Petrimonas sulfuriphila genome encodes:
- the rlmD gene encoding 23S rRNA (uracil(1939)-C(5))-methyltransferase RlmD, with the protein MAKKRKQLPLLEKVPVTGVAAEGKAIARVDGMTVFVPYAVPGDVADIQITKKKSNYAEGKVTRFESFSENRADPFCEHFGTCGGCKWQILPYGEQLKYKQKQVEDNLTRIGKVELPEISPILGAPETTFYRNKLEFTFSDKRWLTEKEISSGSELRQMDALGFHIPGMFDKVLDINKCWLQDDLSNQIRNAARDFCLKNNFSFFDLRNQTGLMRTLILRNTSVGEWMVIVVFYEDDAEKREMLLNFLAGKFPQITSLLYIINRKANDTITDQEVICWKGREYIVEEMEGLQFKIGPKSFYQTNSRQAYNLYKIAREFAGLSGSERVYDLYTGTGTIANFVARNAGKVIGIEFVEEAVEDARKNSRNNNIENTSFFAGDMRKILTEDFIREHGRPDVIITDPPRAGMHDDVIEAIIFAEPQRIVYVSCNPATQARDLNLLDSKYRVARVQPVDMFPQTHHVENVALLERRT; encoded by the coding sequence ATGGCAAAAAAGAGAAAGCAACTTCCTTTATTGGAAAAGGTACCTGTTACCGGTGTAGCGGCAGAAGGCAAAGCAATTGCCCGGGTGGACGGAATGACGGTTTTTGTCCCGTATGCCGTTCCCGGTGATGTGGCCGATATACAGATCACCAAAAAGAAAAGTAATTACGCTGAAGGCAAAGTGACCCGGTTTGAATCGTTTTCCGAAAACAGGGCGGACCCTTTTTGCGAACATTTTGGAACATGCGGGGGCTGTAAGTGGCAGATCCTGCCTTATGGGGAACAGTTGAAATACAAACAAAAACAGGTTGAGGATAACCTGACGCGCATCGGCAAGGTAGAATTGCCGGAAATTTCACCCATTCTGGGCGCTCCTGAAACCACTTTTTACCGGAACAAACTGGAATTTACTTTTTCCGATAAACGGTGGCTGACGGAGAAGGAGATTAGCTCAGGGAGTGAGCTCAGGCAGATGGATGCGTTGGGGTTTCATATCCCCGGTATGTTCGATAAAGTGCTTGATATAAACAAATGCTGGTTGCAGGACGACCTGTCTAACCAAATACGGAATGCTGCCCGGGATTTTTGCCTGAAAAACAATTTCTCGTTTTTCGACCTCCGTAACCAGACCGGGCTGATGCGTACGCTTATCCTGCGCAACACCTCTGTTGGAGAGTGGATGGTTATTGTAGTGTTTTACGAAGATGATGCTGAAAAAAGGGAGATGCTCTTGAATTTTCTTGCCGGCAAGTTTCCGCAAATCACTTCGCTGCTCTACATCATTAACCGGAAGGCCAATGACACCATTACCGACCAGGAAGTAATCTGTTGGAAAGGGCGTGAGTATATTGTGGAAGAAATGGAAGGCCTGCAATTTAAAATAGGTCCGAAATCGTTTTACCAGACCAATAGCCGTCAGGCTTACAACCTGTATAAGATTGCGCGGGAGTTTGCCGGGTTATCGGGCAGTGAACGGGTGTATGATCTGTATACCGGAACGGGAACGATTGCCAATTTTGTTGCGCGAAATGCTGGAAAAGTTATCGGGATTGAATTTGTGGAAGAGGCTGTCGAGGATGCGCGAAAAAATTCACGCAACAACAATATCGAAAACACGTCGTTTTTTGCCGGAGATATGAGAAAAATTCTGACGGAAGATTTTATTCGTGAACATGGCCGTCCCGATGTGATCATCACCGATCCTCCCCGAGCCGGGATGCATGACGATGTGATCGAGGCCATTATTTTTGCCGAACCGCAGCGGATTGTTTATGTAAGTTGCAATCCTGCCACTCAGGCGCGAGACCTCAACCTGCTGGACAGTAAATACCGGGTCGCCCGCGTACAGCCGGTGGATATGTTTCCGCAAACCCATCACGTGGAGAATGTGGCCTTGCTGGAGAGACGGACCTAG
- a CDS encoding DUF4982 domain-containing protein, whose product MRIAQLLMVLFYLAVTFSAEAQTRVQLTLKKGWKFSREDNASASGINFNDASWQSVEVPHDWAIYGPFDRSNDIHRMAIVQDGQTKATEHYGRTGGLPFTGAGWYRNRFSIPDFTGDKRVKIQFDGAMSNARVYVNGKEAGYWPNGYNTFYLDITGLINNDGKENVLAVRLENFEEQSRWYPGAGLYRNVHLIVTDKTHIPIWGTYVTTPVVEKDVARVNVRTRVHASGEGNLKLVTEIRDKSFNTIASAENTLSKADMGEFSQNLAVENPQLWGIKQPNLYTAVSRLYENNQLVDEYTTPFGIRTLEIKPNDGFYLNGEKIKFQGVCLHHDLGPLGAAVNEAAIRRQIRTMQDMGVNAIRTSHNMPAPEYVRIADEMGMMLMVETFDEWAIPKVKNGYNRYFNEWAEKDLTNVLHHYRNNPSVVMWCIGNEVEEQSDKHGSRVARFLQDICHREDPTRPVTNGMDRPDHVLSNNMGAVMEVPGFNYRPFRYQEAYDRLPQQVILGSETASTLSSRGVYKFPVERKSMAQYDDHQASSYDVEHCGWSNLPEDDFIQHEDLPYTIGEFIWTGIDYLGEPTPYYSAWPSHSSLFGAVDLAGIPKDRFYLYRSHWNKEEETLHILPHWNWEGREGEVTPVFVYTSYPSAELFINGKSQGKRTKELSVPLEGSYTTEAQKSFERQKRYRLMWMDTRYEPGTVKVVAYDNNGKAVAEKEVRTAGKPYRVVMQADRNVINADGEDISFVNVKLVDKAGNFCPVEDREISFTVKGAGVFKAVANGNAASLESFQLPRMKLFSGQLTALVQAGEEPGTIVLEAKAKGVQSGRIEILVK is encoded by the coding sequence ATGAGGATAGCTCAACTTTTGATGGTTCTGTTTTATCTAGCAGTGACTTTTTCTGCTGAAGCGCAAACCCGTGTACAATTAACGTTAAAAAAAGGCTGGAAGTTTTCGCGTGAAGACAACGCATCTGCCTCGGGAATAAATTTCAACGATGCCTCTTGGCAGTCGGTGGAGGTGCCCCACGATTGGGCTATTTACGGCCCGTTTGACCGGTCTAACGATATCCACCGGATGGCTATTGTCCAGGACGGTCAGACAAAAGCGACCGAACATTACGGAAGGACGGGAGGACTTCCTTTCACCGGCGCCGGATGGTACAGGAATAGATTCTCGATTCCGGATTTTACCGGTGACAAGCGGGTGAAAATTCAGTTCGACGGGGCAATGAGCAATGCCCGAGTTTACGTCAACGGGAAAGAGGCTGGATATTGGCCGAACGGATACAACACGTTTTATCTTGATATTACCGGTCTTATAAACAACGATGGAAAGGAGAATGTGCTTGCAGTCCGCCTCGAAAATTTTGAAGAACAATCGCGCTGGTATCCCGGTGCGGGACTCTACCGAAACGTTCACCTGATCGTTACGGACAAGACACACATTCCCATCTGGGGGACTTACGTTACAACGCCTGTTGTGGAAAAAGATGTTGCGCGTGTGAATGTCCGCACCCGGGTACATGCCTCCGGAGAAGGCAATCTGAAACTGGTTACCGAGATCCGGGACAAGTCGTTCAATACAATCGCTTCCGCAGAGAATACGCTCTCTAAAGCCGACATGGGTGAATTTTCACAAAACCTGGCCGTGGAAAATCCCCAATTGTGGGGGATTAAACAGCCGAACCTGTATACGGCGGTGTCCAGGCTCTACGAAAACAATCAATTGGTTGACGAGTACACTACGCCTTTCGGCATACGTACCCTGGAGATTAAGCCCAACGACGGTTTTTACCTGAATGGCGAGAAGATAAAATTTCAGGGTGTATGCCTGCATCACGATTTGGGACCGCTGGGGGCTGCAGTGAACGAAGCTGCCATCCGTCGCCAGATCCGTACGATGCAGGATATGGGTGTAAACGCTATCCGCACTTCACACAATATGCCTGCACCTGAATATGTTCGGATTGCCGATGAAATGGGAATGATGCTGATGGTGGAAACGTTTGACGAATGGGCCATTCCGAAAGTGAAAAACGGCTACAACCGCTATTTTAACGAGTGGGCGGAGAAGGACCTGACGAACGTGCTGCATCATTATCGGAACAATCCCAGTGTGGTGATGTGGTGCATAGGCAATGAAGTAGAGGAGCAAAGTGACAAGCACGGTTCAAGGGTGGCACGTTTCCTGCAAGATATTTGCCACCGCGAAGACCCGACTCGTCCGGTAACCAACGGAATGGACCGTCCCGACCATGTGCTTTCCAACAACATGGGGGCCGTGATGGAGGTTCCAGGATTCAATTATCGTCCGTTTCGTTATCAGGAGGCGTACGACCGCTTACCGCAACAGGTAATCTTAGGCAGTGAAACGGCATCTACGCTTAGTTCCCGAGGGGTATACAAGTTTCCGGTGGAGCGTAAATCCATGGCGCAGTACGATGATCATCAGGCCTCTTCATACGATGTAGAGCATTGCGGTTGGTCGAATCTTCCTGAGGATGATTTTATTCAACACGAAGATTTGCCGTATACCATCGGAGAGTTTATCTGGACGGGCATCGATTACCTGGGAGAACCGACGCCATACTACAGCGCGTGGCCCAGTCACAGCTCCCTTTTTGGCGCGGTTGATCTGGCGGGAATTCCCAAGGACCGTTTTTATCTCTATCGCAGCCACTGGAATAAAGAGGAAGAAACGCTGCACATCCTGCCCCACTGGAATTGGGAAGGGCGTGAAGGGGAAGTGACGCCCGTTTTTGTGTACACCAGTTATCCGTCGGCAGAGTTGTTTATCAACGGGAAAAGCCAGGGAAAACGTACTAAGGAACTGTCTGTCCCGCTTGAAGGAAGTTATACGACAGAAGCGCAAAAGAGTTTCGAACGGCAGAAGCGCTACCGGTTGATGTGGATGGATACCCGTTATGAACCGGGAACGGTGAAGGTGGTGGCGTACGACAACAACGGAAAAGCGGTTGCCGAGAAAGAAGTGCGTACCGCTGGAAAACCGTATCGCGTTGTTATGCAGGCCGATCGCAACGTGATTAACGCTGACGGCGAGGACATTTCGTTCGTCAACGTGAAGCTTGTGGATAAAGCTGGAAATTTCTGCCCGGTTGAAGACAGGGAAATTTCTTTTACGGTAAAAGGTGCCGGTGTATTTAAAGCTGTTGCCAATGGAAATGCAGCCAGTCTGGAATCGTTCCAACTCCCCAGAATGAAGCTTTTTAGCGGACAGCTTACTGCGTTGGTGCAGGCCGGAGAAGAACCGGGAACGATCGTGCTGGAGGCAAAAGCAAAAGGAGTACAAAGCGGAAGGATTGAGATTCTGGTAAAATAG
- the fumC gene encoding class II fumarate hydratase, whose product MKYRVEKDTMGEVKVPADKLWGAQTARSLHNFKIGAPASMPLDIIYGFAYLKKSAAYANCELGVLSQEKRDLIAQVCDEILEGKLDDQFPLVIWQTGSGTQSNMNVNEVIANRAYQISGREVGDGEKPLHPNDDVNKSQSSNDTFPTAMSIACYKKIVEVTLPGLRGLQRTLAVKSIETEEVVKIGRTHFMDATPLTLGQEFSGYAAQLEYGIKAIETTLTHLAELALGGTAVGTGLNAPRNYDVLAAKYIAEFTGLPFVTAKNKFEALAAHDALVETHGALRQVAVSLNKIANDIRMLASGPRSGIGEITIPANEPGSSIMPGKVNPTQAEAVTMVCAQILGNDVTIGVAGMQGHFELNVFKPVMAANFLQSARLLGDAAVSFNEHCVSGIRPNLGRIKALVNNSLMLVTALNTKIGYYKAAEIAKAAHKNGTTLKEEAVRLGYVTAEDFDEWVKPGNMTKPLD is encoded by the coding sequence ATAAAATACAGAGTTGAGAAAGATACGATGGGGGAGGTAAAAGTTCCTGCTGATAAACTCTGGGGTGCGCAAACCGCACGTTCGCTCCACAATTTTAAAATAGGAGCGCCTGCTTCCATGCCTCTGGATATTATTTATGGATTTGCGTACCTGAAAAAAAGTGCTGCGTACGCCAATTGCGAGCTGGGGGTGTTGTCGCAGGAAAAACGGGACCTGATTGCGCAGGTGTGTGATGAAATACTGGAGGGGAAGCTGGACGATCAGTTCCCTTTGGTTATCTGGCAGACCGGCTCTGGAACGCAAAGCAACATGAACGTAAACGAAGTGATTGCCAACCGCGCTTATCAGATTTCCGGGAGGGAAGTCGGCGATGGAGAGAAGCCCCTTCACCCGAACGATGATGTAAATAAATCGCAGTCATCCAACGATACGTTTCCAACGGCGATGTCCATTGCCTGCTATAAAAAAATTGTTGAGGTTACCTTGCCGGGATTGCGTGGTTTACAAAGAACACTTGCTGTAAAATCCATCGAAACGGAAGAAGTGGTCAAGATCGGGCGTACTCACTTTATGGATGCTACCCCCCTGACATTGGGACAAGAGTTCAGTGGATATGCTGCTCAGCTGGAATACGGTATAAAAGCCATTGAAACCACCTTGACTCACCTGGCCGAACTGGCTCTTGGCGGAACCGCGGTAGGGACCGGCCTGAATGCTCCCAGAAATTACGATGTCCTCGCAGCAAAATACATAGCGGAGTTTACCGGGTTGCCTTTCGTGACTGCAAAAAATAAATTCGAAGCACTTGCCGCACACGATGCCCTGGTTGAAACGCACGGAGCATTGAGACAGGTGGCGGTTTCGCTTAACAAGATAGCCAATGATATCCGTATGCTTGCATCCGGGCCACGAAGTGGAATTGGAGAGATAACGATCCCTGCCAATGAGCCGGGTTCTTCCATCATGCCGGGGAAGGTGAATCCTACTCAGGCAGAAGCTGTAACGATGGTTTGCGCACAAATCCTGGGAAACGATGTGACGATAGGTGTCGCCGGCATGCAGGGCCATTTTGAATTAAATGTTTTTAAACCGGTTATGGCGGCGAACTTTTTACAGAGCGCCCGCCTTCTTGGAGATGCCGCCGTATCTTTCAATGAACATTGCGTTTCAGGAATAAGGCCGAACTTAGGAAGAATCAAGGCATTGGTGAATAATTCCTTAATGCTTGTAACGGCTTTGAATACAAAAATCGGTTACTACAAGGCGGCCGAGATAGCCAAAGCTGCTCACAAAAACGGAACCACCTTAAAGGAGGAGGCGGTGCGGTTGGGTTATGTTACCGCCGAAGACTTCGATGAATGGGTGAAACCCGGGAATATGACCAAACCTCTGGATTGA
- a CDS encoding DUF3575 domain-containing protein, with amino-acid sequence MKKTALLSLLALMIMGGVNAQQINRQSNAADGLLSGGKTILKANVLGWATRNFGFYGEQIISKNISAVLGVNIMPQGGVPYISRFSDDPQLEDIRIGTFSFTPEVRFYLSRSGYGKGFYIAPYYKYERFKASNLLIEFEDQNSVPQEINLKGNLNTHSGGAIIGIQWLAGKKKRIALDWTIIGAHYGTNKALFNGTSSHEMSAEEQASLKQEIIKNLNDIEIGGKKIAEVERVDVSSTSAEAKTKGPWAFIRSSFSIGYRF; translated from the coding sequence ATGAAAAAAACAGCTTTATTATCCCTTTTGGCACTGATGATTATGGGTGGTGTCAACGCACAACAAATTAACAGACAATCGAATGCCGCTGACGGGCTGCTGTCGGGAGGCAAAACCATCCTAAAGGCCAATGTCCTGGGGTGGGCGACTCGGAATTTCGGGTTTTACGGAGAACAGATCATTAGCAAAAACATCAGCGCCGTACTGGGAGTGAACATTATGCCCCAGGGCGGGGTCCCTTATATCAGCCGTTTTTCAGATGATCCTCAACTCGAAGACATCCGGATTGGCACGTTCTCCTTTACACCCGAGGTGCGTTTTTACTTAAGCAGATCCGGCTACGGTAAAGGCTTCTATATTGCCCCATATTACAAATACGAACGCTTTAAAGCTTCAAACCTCTTAATAGAATTTGAAGATCAGAATAGTGTGCCGCAAGAAATTAACCTTAAGGGTAATTTGAATACCCACAGTGGGGGAGCAATTATCGGAATACAATGGTTAGCCGGGAAAAAGAAAAGGATCGCGCTTGACTGGACAATCATTGGTGCTCACTACGGCACGAACAAAGCCCTATTTAACGGAACTTCCAGCCATGAAATGTCTGCAGAAGAGCAAGCAAGCCTGAAACAGGAGATTATAAAGAACCTGAACGACATTGAAATTGGAGGGAAAAAAATTGCGGAGGTAGAGCGTGTTGATGTCTCTTCCACTTCGGCAGAAGCAAAGACCAAAGGCCCGTGGGCTTTTATCCGCTCTTCTTTCTCCATAGGATACAGGTTTTAA
- the trpB gene encoding tryptophan synthase subunit beta produces the protein MQNFSVDKSGFYGEFGGAYIPEILHRCVTELQDAYLRILESESFKKDFDQLLRDYVGRPSPLYWSGYLSGKHGCSIYLKREDLNHTGAHKINNTVGQILVAKRLGKTRIIAETGAGQHGVATATVCALMQMECIVYMGKTDVERQAVNVKKMQMLGATVVPVTSGNMTLKDATNEAIRDWCCNPTDTHYIIGSTVGPHPYPDMVARLQSVISEEIRKQLMEKENRAVPDYLFACVGGGSNAAGTIYHFLNDDAVKIVLAEAGGKGIDSGETAATIQMGSIGIIHGCKTLVMQTEDGQITEPYSISAGLDYPGIGPIHAHLTTTRRAQVVAVNDDEALKAAFELTRYEGIIPALESAHALAALDKITFKPSDIVVLTLSGRGDKDLETYFKQIDAD, from the coding sequence ATGCAGAATTTTTCAGTAGATAAGTCCGGATTTTACGGTGAATTTGGCGGAGCCTATATTCCTGAAATCCTTCACAGATGCGTTACCGAATTGCAGGACGCCTATCTCAGAATCCTGGAAAGCGAATCGTTTAAAAAAGATTTTGACCAGCTTCTCCGGGATTACGTAGGCAGGCCTTCTCCGCTTTACTGGTCTGGGTACCTTTCCGGTAAACACGGATGCAGCATCTACCTCAAACGGGAAGACTTAAACCATACCGGGGCACACAAGATCAACAATACAGTCGGCCAGATTCTTGTTGCTAAACGATTGGGGAAAACCCGAATTATCGCCGAGACGGGTGCCGGGCAGCACGGTGTGGCAACCGCTACTGTTTGTGCTTTGATGCAGATGGAATGTATTGTTTATATGGGAAAAACCGATGTGGAACGCCAAGCCGTAAACGTCAAGAAGATGCAGATGCTGGGTGCAACGGTCGTTCCGGTTACTTCGGGGAACATGACGTTGAAGGATGCTACCAACGAAGCCATCCGCGACTGGTGCTGCAACCCGACGGACACACATTATATCATCGGATCCACCGTTGGGCCTCACCCCTATCCCGATATGGTAGCCCGGTTACAATCAGTCATCAGTGAAGAGATCAGGAAGCAGCTGATGGAAAAGGAAAACCGTGCCGTTCCCGATTATCTTTTCGCCTGCGTGGGAGGGGGAAGCAACGCTGCGGGAACCATCTATCACTTCCTGAACGATGATGCGGTGAAAATCGTACTCGCCGAAGCAGGCGGCAAGGGAATCGACAGCGGAGAAACGGCAGCCACCATACAAATGGGCTCTATTGGAATTATCCACGGGTGCAAAACGTTGGTGATGCAAACGGAAGACGGACAAATCACGGAACCTTATTCCATTTCCGCCGGGCTGGACTATCCGGGTATTGGGCCCATCCACGCCCACCTGACAACTACCCGGCGGGCACAGGTAGTTGCCGTAAACGATGACGAAGCCCTAAAAGCCGCTTTCGAACTTACGCGTTATGAAGGCATTATCCCTGCATTGGAGTCGGCTCACGCACTCGCTGCGCTCGATAAAATCACTTTCAAACCGTCCGACATAGTTGTCCTGACACTTTCGGGAAGGGGGGATAAAGACCTGGAGACTTACTTTAAACAGATTGATGCAGATTGA
- a CDS encoding anthranilate synthase component I family protein has translation MTYKFTTNCKKVMGDLHTPVSLYLKIRDAFPQSALLESSDYHANENSTSYIGLNPMAHIDINRGECIETYPDGNTVRNRISGEFTISGALNNFINNFCINGDNSSLTGLFGYTTFNCVKYTEGINVKESTEDRNDAPDMRYILYKYLMVFNHQKDELLLIELLGNEEESKLYKVESLINARNFASYDFFIHGQESSPITDDLFKSYVRQGIEHCHRGDVFQIVLSRRFVQEFSGDDFKVYRALRTINPSPYLFYFDFGGFRIFGSSPETHCQIKGKTISIDPIAGTAKRTGNLQEDAEATERLKSDPKENAEHVMLVDLARNDLSRNAHKVKLDFYRQVQYYSHVIHLVSRVSGTLDEDVNPVQAFFDTFPAGTLSGAPKVRAMQLISEIEEHNRGAYGGCIGFIGFNGDINQAITIRTFVSRNNQLWYQAGAGIVSQSIEENELQEVKNKLGALKKAIDLAEKLNNV, from the coding sequence ATGACTTACAAATTCACAACAAACTGCAAAAAGGTCATGGGCGACCTGCATACACCGGTAAGCCTTTATCTGAAAATCCGGGATGCCTTTCCCCAATCGGCATTGCTCGAAAGTTCCGATTATCATGCCAACGAAAACAGCACGTCGTACATCGGGCTGAATCCCATGGCGCATATCGACATAAACCGGGGCGAGTGCATCGAAACCTATCCCGACGGGAACACCGTCAGGAACAGGATATCCGGAGAGTTTACCATTTCCGGGGCATTAAACAATTTCATCAACAACTTCTGCATAAACGGCGACAACTCCTCCCTGACGGGGCTTTTTGGCTATACCACGTTCAACTGTGTGAAATATACCGAGGGGATCAACGTCAAGGAGAGTACCGAGGACCGTAACGACGCCCCCGACATGCGGTATATCCTCTATAAATACCTGATGGTTTTTAATCATCAGAAAGACGAACTGCTGCTGATCGAACTGCTTGGCAATGAAGAGGAAAGCAAACTCTACAAGGTGGAGAGCCTTATCAATGCCCGGAATTTTGCATCGTACGACTTTTTTATTCACGGTCAGGAATCGAGCCCCATTACCGACGACCTGTTCAAGTCTTATGTCCGGCAGGGCATTGAACACTGCCACCGGGGCGATGTGTTTCAGATCGTTCTCTCGCGACGCTTCGTGCAGGAATTTTCGGGAGACGACTTTAAGGTTTACCGCGCACTGCGAACCATCAACCCGTCCCCCTATCTCTTCTACTTTGATTTCGGCGGTTTTCGCATTTTCGGTTCTTCACCCGAAACACATTGTCAGATCAAGGGTAAAACCATCAGCATAGACCCTATTGCCGGAACGGCTAAGCGAACAGGGAACCTTCAGGAGGACGCGGAAGCTACCGAACGCCTCAAAAGCGACCCGAAAGAAAATGCCGAACACGTGATGCTAGTCGATCTGGCCCGGAACGATCTGAGCCGAAACGCACACAAAGTAAAACTCGATTTTTACCGGCAAGTACAGTATTATTCGCATGTCATTCATTTGGTCTCCCGCGTAAGCGGCACGCTCGACGAGGACGTTAATCCCGTCCAGGCGTTTTTCGATACCTTCCCGGCCGGGACATTATCGGGAGCACCCAAGGTGAGGGCCATGCAACTGATATCGGAGATCGAGGAACACAACCGCGGGGCATATGGCGGCTGCATCGGGTTTATCGGATTTAACGGCGATATCAACCAGGCCATAACCATCCGCACGTTTGTAAGCCGGAATAACCAGCTCTGGTATCAGGCAGGCGCAGGGATTGTATCGCAGAGCATCGAAGAGAACGAGCTCCAGGAAGTTAAAAACAAACTGGGGGCCTTGAAGAAAGCAATTGACCTCGCGGAGAAGTTGAATAATGTGTGA
- a CDS encoding aminodeoxychorismate/anthranilate synthase component II yields the protein MKILIFDNYDSFTYNLRHVVWELGYTDIDVIRNDKIDLDDVDRYDKIILSPGPGIPEEAGDLLPLIHRYAPGKSMLGVCLGHQAIGLSFGATLENTPLVHHGVQTPIRMVGSDYIFDALPTRIEVGRYHSWIVSDKNFPSHLEITATDESGNIMALKHKTLDVHGVQFHPESVLTPLGTEIIKNFLEK from the coding sequence ATGAAAATTCTGATATTCGATAATTACGATTCCTTCACCTACAACCTGCGACACGTCGTCTGGGAGCTTGGGTACACCGATATAGACGTTATCCGGAACGATAAAATCGATCTGGACGATGTGGATAGATACGACAAAATCATTCTTTCACCCGGTCCGGGAATTCCGGAGGAAGCAGGAGACCTGTTACCGCTAATCCACCGATATGCGCCGGGCAAAAGCATGCTGGGGGTTTGCCTGGGGCATCAGGCGATCGGATTGTCCTTTGGCGCCACCCTCGAGAATACTCCCCTGGTGCACCACGGCGTGCAAACACCCATCAGGATGGTAGGCAGCGATTATATCTTCGATGCCCTCCCAACCCGGATAGAAGTGGGGCGGTACCATTCCTGGATTGTATCGGACAAAAACTTTCCCTCCCATCTGGAGATTACGGCCACAGATGAATCGGGCAACATAATGGCTTTGAAGCACAAAACATTAGACGTTCACGGCGTTCAGTTTCATCCCGAATCTGTCCTTACCCCGTTGGGCACGGAAATCATAAAAAACTTTTTAGAAAAATGA
- the trpD gene encoding anthranilate phosphoribosyltransferase: protein MKHILVKLLDYQYLSRDESRELLIAIVRGEVPDTQVAALITIFLMRSISVEEVLGFREALVEMRVPVDLKEYKAIDIVGTGGDGKNTFNISTSACFVVAGAGYPVVKHGNYGATSVSGSSNAMEQQGVKFTTDIHVLRKSIEAANIAYLHAPFFSPALKAVAPVRKSLGVRNFFNVLGPLINPSDPEYQLLGVYDLSMSRLYSYIYQASRKKFGIVHSLDGYDEISLTGQFKVVTNKGEQLFMPEELGFNRVRQEEIFGGNTIEDVVSVFNRVLNCTATQPQMDVVIANAAFAIQIIENKKPIAECIEIAKNSLYGKKALNALKKFVEINR from the coding sequence ATGAAACATATACTTGTCAAACTACTGGATTATCAGTACCTGAGCCGCGACGAATCGCGCGAATTATTGATAGCAATCGTGAGGGGAGAAGTGCCCGACACACAGGTGGCGGCACTTATCACCATATTTCTGATGCGCAGCATTTCGGTAGAAGAAGTGCTCGGTTTCCGCGAAGCGCTGGTGGAGATGCGGGTTCCCGTCGACCTAAAAGAGTACAAGGCCATTGATATTGTAGGTACCGGTGGCGATGGGAAAAACACGTTCAACATTTCCACTTCGGCCTGTTTTGTAGTTGCCGGAGCCGGATACCCCGTTGTGAAACACGGAAATTACGGTGCCACTTCGGTCAGCGGCTCGAGCAACGCCATGGAACAGCAAGGGGTCAAATTCACAACCGACATCCACGTCCTGAGAAAAAGCATCGAGGCCGCCAACATCGCGTACCTTCACGCGCCTTTCTTCAGCCCTGCCCTAAAAGCGGTCGCCCCGGTGAGGAAAAGCCTGGGCGTGAGAAACTTTTTCAATGTACTCGGACCGCTCATCAACCCTTCCGATCCGGAGTATCAGTTGCTGGGCGTCTACGACTTATCGATGTCGCGGCTGTACAGCTATATTTACCAGGCAAGCCGAAAAAAATTCGGTATCGTTCACAGCCTGGACGGTTATGATGAAATTTCACTCACCGGGCAATTCAAAGTGGTGACCAACAAGGGAGAACAACTTTTTATGCCCGAAGAGCTGGGGTTTAATCGTGTGAGACAGGAAGAAATTTTCGGAGGAAACACAATCGAAGATGTGGTTTCTGTATTCAACAGGGTACTCAACTGTACGGCAACGCAACCCCAGATGGATGTGGTTATTGCCAATGCCGCATTTGCCATTCAGATCATCGAAAACAAAAAACCGATTGCGGAGTGTATTGAGATTGCCAAAAACTCGTTGTACGGGAAAAAGGCATTGAATGCGCTCAAGAAATTCGTGGAAATAAACAGATAA